TGTTATCAAATGATGCTGCCCAGAAAGTACGGTCAGCAGCGATTTGAGAGTAACGCAGTTGGATAGGCAGACCTGAAGCAGTTGCAGGAACAACACCTGAATAGTTACCGGCAGCATCTACTACTACGTTAGTGGTAGCATTCTCGTAAGAGATGCGGTTAATAGCAGCCTCTTGGCCACCCGGAATAGCAGAAGCCTGATTAGCAATATTCAAATAACGAGCGCGGAATACGTCGTTGATGTTAATGTTTGCAGTGAACAGGTTTGTACCGGCACCCAAAACACCGGGAGTTACTTGCTCTGCAGTTTCGTTGGTCAAATCTGTTTCAATGTAAGCGCGACCACGAACGGTAGCAGTACCTGCACCTGTAGTTGGGAACAGAGGAATTACGTTACCTACGTGGATAGTACGTCCATTGCCGGGAGCTTGAGGCAAGTTACCGTTAGTTACGCTGTTACCATCAGCAGTCAGGTTAGCAGTGTAGTTAACAGTAGTGTGGTTAGGAGCAGAAGCCACTACGCTAACAGAACCGGCACGCAGTTCTACTGTAACCATACCGCTGGCAGGAGTAGTCTGAGTTACGATGTTTCCATACTGAGCGATAGAAACGGTAGCGCCTTGTACGCCTTCCAACTCTTCAACACGACCAGAACCGAAAGCAGCGTTACCACCTGCAACTACTGTTACAGTGTAGAATACGCGACCACCGGCGTTGATGCGGTCCAAAGAGTCCAATACGCGCTGATAAGCCAGGCGGTTGTTGTCCCAAATACGAGCTTGACGCTCACGGGCAACACGAATTGAGTCCTCTGTGCGGAGGCGCTTCAATTCCAGATCCAAGGCATTCGCTTCAGTGAACTTGTCCTTAGCGCAGCTCGTTACCAGAGCAGCAGCCGCCAGAACAGCAGTCATCCGAACCGGATACATGAATGTGTTTTTGTTCATAACGTTTTTTTTAATTGTAATTAGGTTTGTTAATTGATTTCGCAAAATTAAGGTTGTTATCCAATATTGCAAATTTGCACGTTAAAAAACCTTAAAACAGGTTTTCCGCAGCATTGCAAATGTGAATAATCCTTAATTCGCAAGCCTAAGACCCGACGGGTTGCAAAAGGGTTGCATGGGGAGTAAAAGATTTTTTTATTAACGATTGTAGATTGTGATGAAACACATCGCATCCGAACACAAAAGCGCAAGTAGTTCGGGAAGACAATTTTGCGTAATCCGTTAAAAACCAACAGACTAACCTTGAAAGGTTTTATACATAAACCTGACAGGTATTGGAGAATTATCGGGTTTAAACACCTGTATTTCAGGAGTTTAAATAAAGCGTTTTTCGCAAATCTATTGCGCTTTTGCATAAAAAAAACCGTCAGGTTTGCATGCGGAGTCGCAAATCTGCCAAGTATGCCGCACTGTGCCGCAATCGGCTGCCGTACCAAGAAAACAGTTCGCCGTCCACAAGTAAAATTTTTGCGTGAGGCACTATTGCCTGCACATGGGCTATGTGTTTTTCCCGAAAAGGGAAGGGTTCGGAGGAAAGAAATACGCAGTCGGGCGCGAGGTTGCGCATATCAGCCTCGCTAAGTTCGGGATAGCGGCTTTCGGTAACTGCATTTTGCCAGCCCCCGCGCTGCAACATGTCATCAATAAACGTTTGTTTTCCTGCTGCCATCCATGGGTTGTGCCAGATGAGGTATAACACACGCCTGTGGGTTGGGTGCGCCGTCAGTGCTGCAAAGCCGTCTGCAATCTCCTGTGCAATGGTTGCTGCCTGTGTCCGGGTTTCTGTCAGTTCGCCAATGGAGCGAATCATCGCCAGCGCATCGTCTAAGCCGAAAATGTCGCTCATCCAAACGGGATAATGCCGACTAAGTTCTTCGATGCCTTCTTGATAGTTTTCTTCTTTATTACCGATAATCAGGTCGGGTTGCAGGCGATGGATGACCTCCATGCGAAACTGTTTGGTGCCGCCGATAATGGTTTTGATTGCCCGCGCTTCGGCAGGATGGATACAGAATTTGGTAATGCCTGCTATGCGCTTCTGCAAACCCAAATCGAACAGCAGTTCGGTTTGGGAAGGCACTAAGGACACAATGCGCCGGGGCGGCAGGTCTAAGGCAATATGCCGCCCCATTTGGTCGGTGAAAACAGGCATGGCAACTATCTCCAATTGCTGATTCTGCCATATTGAATGGCTTTGGCGGCACTTTCCCCGCAGGCATGAACCAAGTGAATCAGGTTGGCAAAGCGCGGGTCTTGTGTAAAGCCTTTTTTGTAGCGGGCATAAATCTGCTGCACGATGACTCCTATTTTATAGCAGCCAAATACATAATAAAATAATATGTGGTCAATGTTTCTGCCGCTTGCCTCGGCGTAGCATTGTGCAACTTCTTCGCGGTTCATATTTCCCGGAAAGGCTGTCAGGGAAAACGCTTTGAGCATTTCGGGGCTGTCGGCATCAGCCCAGTAGCCCAAGGTGGTACCCAAGTCCATGAGCGGGTCGCCGACGGTGGCCATTTCCCAGTCCAGAACGGCGATAATTTCCGAGAGGTCATCGGGGTTTAACACCACATTGTCGTATTTGTAGTCGTTGTGAATCAGTGCAGGGCTATTTTCCGCAGGCAAGTTGGCGCGCAGCCAATCAGCGGCCGTATTCATTGCAGGCACGTTGTCGGTAGCAGCTTTTTCATAGCGCCCAATCCAACCTTCCACTTGCCGCTGCACATAGCCTTCGGGCTTCCCGAGTCGGATTAAGCCGGTATCGTAGATATTGATGGCGTGTAAATCTGCCAAATTTTGAATCACGGCCTTTGAAAGGGTGCGCATTTTATCTGCCGTAAGTTCCATGCCTTTGGGCGGGCGGTTGCGCAGGATAAGCCCCCGCACCCGCTCCATCATGTAAAACTCTGCACCGATAACGGATGTATCATCGGTGTAAATCAACGGCTTAGGTATTTTTGGATAAACAGGCTCCAGCGATTGAAGGATGCCATACTCGCGCTGCATATCGTGCGCCGACTTGATGTTGGCACCAAACGGGGGGCGGCGCAACACCAATTCTTTATCGCCAACTTGAACAAAGTAGGTCAAATTAGAAAAACCGGAAGGAAACTGCGCTACCTGTACCTCGCCCGGCCAGTCAGGGAAGTTGCAGCGAATAAAGGCAGCTAAGTTGCTGACATTCAACTCCTCGCCTTGGCGAATGGCGGAAGGATTATCTATGATGTGTTGCTCCATATCGTTGTGGTTGTCAGGCGTTAATTTTAACAAGAATTATTCTCAATAAAAACAGGTAAGTTGTATGATTTTTCACAGGAAACTCTATATTTGCGAAATACACTTGCCGAAAGTTCGTTAAATGTTTCAGAATTTGGGGCATATTTTATTACTTGGTGCCCCGATTAGGATTAAATGTGAACTAACCTGTTTGCTATATGGCAAAGATAAAATACTACTACGACACGGAAACGTGCAAGTATGAAGAGCTTAAAAGAACCACTTCAGACATCCTTATCAATGTTGCCGGCTTTGTTACCCTCTCCCTGTTTTTCTCCTTCTTCCTATTCTACATTGCCCGCACCTATTTCCCTTCTCCCTCCGAATTAGCACTCAAAGAAGAAAATGAGCAACTACTGCTCAAATATGAGTTGCTTTCCAAGCAAATGGACGACGTTTCCGATGTGCTTAAAATCCTTCAAGAGCGCGACGACAAAATGTATCGCTTGGTTTTTGAGGCCGAGCCCATTGCCGATGAAATTCGCAAGGGGGGTGTTGGCGGTGCTCAGAAATACCGCGACATGTTAGATGCAGGATTGAAGCAAGAAGCCTTAATCATCAACAGTTTCAAAAGATTAGACCAGTTGAAGCGTCAGATGTACGTACAATCCAAATCGTATGATGAGATTGTCAAAATGCACGCAGAAAAAGAAAAACGGCTGGCTTCCATGCCTGCCATACGCCCTGTGGCAGACAATGACCTTACGATGTTTATTTCAGGTTACGGCATGAGGATGCATCCTATTTATAAGGTGCGTAAGTTCCACAGCGGTTGCGATTTCTCCGCCCCTACCGGAACACCTGTTTATTCTACGGGAGACGGCGTGGTGCGCATGGCTGACTATGACGGCGGATACGGCAAATGTATTGAAATAGACCATGGTTTCGGTTTTGCAACCAAATATGCTCACTTGTCTGCCTACACGGTGAAAGTAGGACAAAAAGTAAAGCGCGGTCAGATGATAGGCAGAGTAGGCAATACAGGTACTTCCGTTTCTTCTCACCTGCACTACGAAGTCATCAAAAACGGCCAGAAGGTAAATCCTATCGGCTATTTCTTCAACGACCTTTCACCGGAGCAATACACCAAGATGTTGCAAATTGCGGCTCAGGACAGACCTTCGTTGGGCGGCAACTGATAAATCAGCTATTGACTCATCTCATTTTCCCTACATAAAGAAGCCACCGCAGCGCAGGTGGCTTTTAATTTTATTGCCATAAAAACTAATTTAGTAAAAGAATTGTAACTAACTTATACGCGTACGCGCACATGCAACAGTCCGCGTATTTTCACTTCACATTAATAATAATTTTATGACCTCTTTTTTGAAGGCCGGCCTGCTGTTCGCCGGCGCTATCTTGCTACAAACTACGGCTTTTGCGCAAGGAATTGCTTTTACCAAAGGTAAATGGCAGGAAATTTTGGCAAAAGCCAAGGCAGAAAACAAACCCATCTTTGTTGATTTTTATGCGGAATGGTGCGGCCCTTGTAAGTTCATGTCCAAAAACGTATTTACCGATGCTGAGGTGGGCGACTATTACAACGCCAACTTCATATCCGTAAAGATTGATGCGGAAAAAGAAGAACCGGAACTGGTGCGCGCATCCCGAATTGAGGCCTATCCTTCGCTGTACTATTTCAGTCCCGACGGCACGGTGATTAACAAAAATATCGGCGCATTGGACAAAACAGGATTTATCGCATTTGGCAAAAAAGTACTCAGCGGTCAGGCTGCCGTTAAGGAGTTACCTGCCCTGAAAGCCAAATATGAAGCCAATACCAACGATGCCGCCGCTGCCCGCAGCTATCTGCTGGCACTGGCACAAACCGATGCAGGCAGCGAAGCAAGCACTATTGCCGCCCGTTACCTCTCAGGGCTGAGCGATGCGCAATTGCAGGAAGAAGACAACTGGACTATTATCCAAAAGTTTGTCAATAATTCCGACAGTCGCGAGTTTAAGTATGTGTTGAACAATGCAAACGTTTTTGCGGAAAAGTACGGGAAGAGTTTGGAAGAATTTGTCATTAAGCACATGGATGCTACTTTGACCAACGCTGTGCGACAAAAAAGCATAGAAAAAGCCAATGAAGTGAAAGGCATGTATGTAAGCCTGATGAAAGCCACCAATCCCGAAGCACGCGAAGCGGGATTTTATGAAGGGATTATTGACATGTTTTACCAGCAAGGTATTGAAAATGAAGCCGGTTATATCAGCGCGCTCATCCGTTGGATGGAAGCCTACAACATGAACGAACGCGATGAACTGATGCGCCGTTCGTTAGAAATAGCATCGCGCAGCAAAGAGGCAACCCCATTGGCAAAAGCGCGTGAGTGGTCGGCCAAAGCCCTCAAAATGGGTGAGGATGCTGTTTCCTGCTATGTATATGCCTTCGTACTTGAACAGTCAGGCGATAAGAAAAACGCAAAAACTTATGCAGAAAAAGCATTGAAAATGAACCCTGATGAGGAACTCTCAGCTTATTTGCAAGAGTTAATTGAACGGATAAAATAAGTCCTTTATGAAAACAAAATTTTTCTGGGGGGTGCTGTGCCTGCTGACAACAACCTTTGCCTATGCGCAGCAACCTTCCACAACCAACACTACGCCACCCAACGGGGTGAATGCACAACAAAACCTTGATGCACTCGGCAGCCCCAATACAGGCGGAGGCAATGTTATCCTGTCTTTTGACACACGCTACAAGGGTTTTCTAAACAGCCCCTACTTGCTGGAATCGTGGGCAAAAGGCGACCTGTTTTTTAAGAACGGCACGAAATATTCGGATGTAGACCTTAAACTCAATACTTACAGCGATGAAGTGATTGTTCGCAAGCGCGACACGGGCGACTCCATCATAGTGGACAAGGCGGCCATCCAGCATTTCACGCTTGTTAACGGGCAAGGTCAGCAAATGCTTTTCCGCAAACTGACAGATGCGGAAACCAAACAAAGCGGCTTTTATCAAGTATTGCACGAAGGCAGCAAATACACTTTGCTTGCGCACTACAAAAAAACTATTCTGAAAGCCGACTTCAAGGGTGCATACAGTGCAGGACGATATTATGATGAGTTTCTGACTTCTGTTAATTATCACTTGGTCAGCAAAAATTCATTGGAATGGGTGAAGTTGAAAACCAATGAAAAAGCATTGCTGAAAACACTCAACGATGAGGACGGCAAACTTAAAGCGTTCATTAAGGAACAAAAATTGAACCCTACCAAAAATCAGGAAGACTTGGTGCGGCTTATTCAACAGGCAGACCAAGCAGGTAATTAGGCAAAATACCACAGGTGGTTTAAAATAAATTTTGCATAAAACACTAAAAATCAAAATTTTAAACCCGACAGGTTGTTAAAATCTGTCGGGTTTTTTGTAAAACCTCGGGGCGGAATTCGGACTTGGGATACCGAAATAAAAATCAGCGACAAGCCATGTTGTCTGCCTGAAATCGGCGTTTTTTTCTTCCTATTCACAAACCGCAGGCCGAGATGATATTAAAAGAGCTCGCAACCGCTATGCATAATCCTGATGGGTCTCAGAGACCCATCAGGATTAAATATTTGATTTTTAGCAATTTATAAAAAATTCGCAAGTCATTTGCGCTTATATAAAAGCGGTTTTTCAGCTTAATTTTATCATTTATCAGAAAAAGTCAGAATCCGTATCTATAAGGATGCAATCAGTCCCTTGTTGCGCCAT
This window of the Rhodoflexus caldus genome carries:
- a CDS encoding helical backbone metal receptor, producing the protein MPVFTDQMGRHIALDLPPRRIVSLVPSQTELLFDLGLQKRIAGITKFCIHPAEARAIKTIIGGTKQFRMEVIHRLQPDLIIGNKEENYQEGIEELSRHYPVWMSDIFGLDDALAMIRSIGELTETRTQAATIAQEIADGFAALTAHPTHRRVLYLIWHNPWMAAGKQTFIDDMLQRGGWQNAVTESRYPELSEADMRNLAPDCVFLSSEPFPFREKHIAHVQAIVPHAKILLVDGELFSWYGSRLRHSAAYLADLRLRMQT
- a CDS encoding phosphotransferase family protein; the protein is MEQHIIDNPSAIRQGEELNVSNLAAFIRCNFPDWPGEVQVAQFPSGFSNLTYFVQVGDKELVLRRPPFGANIKSAHDMQREYGILQSLEPVYPKIPKPLIYTDDTSVIGAEFYMMERVRGLILRNRPPKGMELTADKMRTLSKAVIQNLADLHAINIYDTGLIRLGKPEGYVQRQVEGWIGRYEKAATDNVPAMNTAADWLRANLPAENSPALIHNDYKYDNVVLNPDDLSEIIAVLDWEMATVGDPLMDLGTTLGYWADADSPEMLKAFSLTAFPGNMNREEVAQCYAEASGRNIDHILFYYVFGCYKIGVIVQQIYARYKKGFTQDPRFANLIHLVHACGESAAKAIQYGRISNWR
- a CDS encoding M23 family metallopeptidase, producing MAKIKYYYDTETCKYEELKRTTSDILINVAGFVTLSLFFSFFLFYIARTYFPSPSELALKEENEQLLLKYELLSKQMDDVSDVLKILQERDDKMYRLVFEAEPIADEIRKGGVGGAQKYRDMLDAGLKQEALIINSFKRLDQLKRQMYVQSKSYDEIVKMHAEKEKRLASMPAIRPVADNDLTMFISGYGMRMHPIYKVRKFHSGCDFSAPTGTPVYSTGDGVVRMADYDGGYGKCIEIDHGFGFATKYAHLSAYTVKVGQKVKRGQMIGRVGNTGTSVSSHLHYEVIKNGQKVNPIGYFFNDLSPEQYTKMLQIAAQDRPSLGGN
- a CDS encoding thioredoxin family protein, encoding MTSFLKAGLLFAGAILLQTTAFAQGIAFTKGKWQEILAKAKAENKPIFVDFYAEWCGPCKFMSKNVFTDAEVGDYYNANFISVKIDAEKEEPELVRASRIEAYPSLYYFSPDGTVINKNIGALDKTGFIAFGKKVLSGQAAVKELPALKAKYEANTNDAAAARSYLLALAQTDAGSEASTIAARYLSGLSDAQLQEEDNWTIIQKFVNNSDSREFKYVLNNANVFAEKYGKSLEEFVIKHMDATLTNAVRQKSIEKANEVKGMYVSLMKATNPEAREAGFYEGIIDMFYQQGIENEAGYISALIRWMEAYNMNERDELMRRSLEIASRSKEATPLAKAREWSAKALKMGEDAVSCYVYAFVLEQSGDKKNAKTYAEKALKMNPDEELSAYLQELIERIK